Proteins from one Amycolatopsis benzoatilytica AK 16/65 genomic window:
- a CDS encoding flavodoxin domain-containing protein, which translates to MITVLVAYAGKHGGTREIAEVVGEELRAEEFEVDVCGAADVDGVEKYAAVVVGSALYYARWRPEAVRFLERNADALRERPVWLFHSGPCGPAANLVRVSLPAKVTLLAAAIDAERTETFGGRLDPATASGVLEKLMARGERAGDFRDWERIRAWARDIGRRVRSGVAI; encoded by the coding sequence ATGATCACTGTCCTCGTCGCGTATGCCGGCAAGCACGGCGGTACGCGGGAGATCGCCGAGGTCGTCGGCGAGGAGCTGCGCGCCGAGGAGTTCGAGGTCGACGTGTGCGGCGCGGCAGACGTCGACGGGGTCGAGAAGTACGCCGCGGTGGTGGTCGGAAGCGCGCTCTACTACGCGCGGTGGCGGCCGGAGGCAGTGCGGTTTCTGGAGCGGAACGCGGATGCGCTGAGGGAGCGGCCGGTCTGGCTGTTCCACAGTGGACCGTGCGGGCCGGCCGCGAACCTCGTCCGGGTGAGCTTGCCGGCCAAGGTGACGTTGCTGGCCGCCGCGATCGACGCGGAGCGCACCGAGACGTTCGGCGGCCGGCTTGATCCGGCGACCGCGAGCGGGGTCCTGGAGAAGCTGATGGCGCGCGGCGAGCGGGCCGGCGACTTCCGGGACTGGGAGCGGATCCGCGCGTGGGCCCGGGACATCGGCCGGCGGGTGCGGTCCGGGGTCGCGATCTAG
- a CDS encoding DUF1015 family protein yields METWVRPIGRGWVVRAAVPGPDVDEFAEPESVTAALAAAEGDTLLAAQHPARTPAALASGLDVAAALPDARATLDRLLAGHYRPESGFVAAYRIGDAIAGVLCLVDVRELTSGGAHVRHTEEVYPDVVAERAAVLAGLGCATSAALLVPVRDGTELTTAVKEAAVGLPDVSAVDRAGLAHELWVVRQGPLQDRLLAAASASDLLVADGNHRVAAAAASGWLLALVTAGPQLEIHAIDRVLTGAGYSAERLFAAWRAAGLEVAWTEDRTRPESPGAAVVVAGPRTMRVVLPRTDPLVIDHEVVEQVLLGAALGLDPEGPQVRPLLPGGLVPDDADAVVRLAPVPLETVLAVHAAGRRMPRKATYFMPKPRGGLVVAQW; encoded by the coding sequence ATGGAAACGTGGGTGCGGCCGATCGGCCGGGGCTGGGTGGTGCGGGCAGCGGTGCCGGGACCGGATGTCGACGAGTTCGCCGAACCGGAGTCGGTGACCGCGGCGCTCGCCGCGGCCGAGGGCGACACGTTGCTGGCCGCGCAACACCCGGCGCGCACTCCCGCCGCATTGGCATCGGGCCTGGACGTGGCGGCGGCGCTGCCGGACGCGCGGGCCACGCTCGACCGTCTGCTCGCCGGGCATTACCGGCCGGAAAGCGGGTTCGTCGCCGCCTACCGGATCGGCGACGCGATCGCGGGCGTGCTCTGCCTGGTCGATGTCCGGGAACTGACCTCGGGCGGCGCGCATGTCCGGCACACCGAGGAGGTCTACCCGGACGTGGTGGCCGAGCGCGCGGCTGTTCTCGCTGGTCTGGGCTGTGCGACGAGTGCGGCGCTGCTCGTCCCGGTCCGCGACGGGACGGAGCTGACGACGGCGGTGAAGGAAGCCGCGGTCGGCCTGCCTGACGTGTCCGCGGTGGACCGCGCGGGACTGGCGCACGAGCTGTGGGTGGTACGGCAGGGTCCGCTGCAAGACCGGTTGCTGGCGGCCGCGTCGGCGAGCGACCTGCTCGTGGCGGACGGGAATCACCGGGTCGCCGCCGCGGCCGCCAGCGGATGGCTGCTGGCGCTGGTCACGGCCGGTCCGCAGCTGGAGATCCACGCGATCGACCGGGTGCTCACCGGCGCTGGGTACTCCGCCGAACGGCTGTTCGCGGCCTGGCGGGCGGCCGGGCTGGAGGTGGCCTGGACCGAGGACCGGACCCGGCCGGAGTCGCCGGGCGCCGCCGTGGTCGTCGCCGGTCCGCGCACGATGCGCGTGGTGCTGCCCCGGACGGATCCGCTGGTGATCGATCACGAGGTGGTGGAGCAGGTGCTGCTCGGGGCCGCGCTCGGCCTGGATCCCGAAGGCCCGCAGGTGCGGCCGCTGCTGCCGGGTGGTCTGGTCCCGGACGACGCGGACGCGGTGGTGCGGCTGGCCCCGGTGCCGCTGGAGACAGTGCTGGCCGTGCACGCGGCGGGCCGGCGGATGCCGCGGAAGGCCACCTACTTCATGCCCAAGCCGCGGGGCGGGCTGGTGGTAGCGCAGTGGTGA
- a CDS encoding MDR family MFS transporter — protein MGSPSSPPATKREGVGFRSERGPVLAAVMLSTGLVALDSTIIATAVPSVVADLGGFSQFPWLFSIYLLTQAVTVPLYGKFADVLGRRPIMFFGIAAFLLGSVLCGVAWSMPVLIAARAVQGIGAGAVQPISMTMVGDLYTVEERARVQGYLAGVWAVASVIGPTLGGVFAQYLSWRWIFFVNLPLGALAAWMLYRKFTEQVNRTRHRVDYSGATLLTLGLALLILALLEGGVAWGWTSVPSIAIFAVGVLLLITFVLVERRAEEPILPLWVFTRRTLVGGNLVSLVAGAVLLGFSSFLPTYAEGVLGTDALTAGFALAALTIGWPIAASLSGRIYLRIGFRDTALIGSAFLVVGTVLGTFLGAGSVVWMAAGVVLVVGFGLGLSASPTVVAVQSTVGWERRGVVTATNMFCRYAAVMRHPKAG, from the coding sequence ATGGGTAGCCCGAGCAGTCCCCCCGCAACGAAACGCGAAGGCGTCGGATTCCGTTCCGAGCGCGGTCCGGTCCTCGCCGCCGTCATGCTGAGCACCGGCCTGGTGGCGCTCGACAGCACGATCATCGCCACCGCAGTCCCGTCGGTGGTCGCCGACCTCGGCGGGTTTTCCCAGTTCCCGTGGTTGTTCTCGATCTATCTGCTCACCCAGGCGGTCACCGTGCCGCTGTACGGCAAGTTCGCCGACGTGCTCGGCCGCCGCCCGATCATGTTCTTCGGGATCGCCGCTTTCCTGCTCGGCTCGGTGCTGTGCGGTGTCGCGTGGAGCATGCCGGTGCTGATCGCGGCACGCGCGGTCCAGGGCATCGGCGCCGGCGCGGTCCAGCCGATCAGCATGACGATGGTCGGCGACCTGTACACGGTCGAGGAACGTGCGCGGGTACAGGGCTACCTGGCCGGGGTGTGGGCGGTGGCCTCGGTGATCGGCCCGACACTGGGCGGCGTGTTCGCCCAGTACCTCAGCTGGCGCTGGATCTTCTTCGTCAACCTGCCGCTCGGCGCGCTCGCCGCTTGGATGCTGTACCGCAAGTTCACCGAGCAGGTGAACCGCACCCGACACCGCGTCGACTACTCGGGCGCGACCTTGCTGACGCTCGGCTTGGCGTTGCTGATCCTGGCGTTGCTGGAAGGCGGCGTCGCCTGGGGCTGGACGTCCGTGCCGAGCATCGCGATCTTCGCCGTCGGCGTCCTGTTGCTGATCACGTTCGTGCTGGTCGAACGGCGAGCGGAGGAACCCATCCTGCCGCTGTGGGTGTTCACTCGCCGCACGCTCGTCGGCGGCAACCTGGTCTCGCTCGTCGCGGGCGCTGTCCTGCTGGGCTTCAGCTCGTTCCTGCCGACCTACGCCGAAGGCGTCCTGGGCACGGACGCGCTCACCGCGGGATTCGCGCTGGCGGCGCTCACCATCGGCTGGCCGATCGCCGCGTCGCTCTCCGGGCGGATCTACCTGCGGATCGGATTCCGCGATACGGCGTTGATCGGCAGCGCATTCCTGGTCGTCGGGACGGTCCTCGGGACGTTCCTCGGCGCGGGGTCCGTGGTGTGGATGGCCGCCGGCGTCGTTCTCGTGGTCGGTTTCGGGCTCGGTCTCTCCGCGAGTCCCACCGTGGTGGCCGTGCAGTCGACGGTCGGCTGGGAACGCCGCGGCGTGGTGACCGCGACCAACATGTTCTGCCGGTATGCAGCAGTTATGCGGCATCCGAAGGCAGGTTAA
- a CDS encoding antibiotic biosynthesis monooxygenase family protein, with protein MAQLQSLDPKTPIFAQFQEKAGPVVLANTFVVPPEKTESFLALFRRQAEFMRAQPGFVSLRMHRGTAGSRLLMNVAVWESAEALATAFGDPEFQRLAAESPEDIVSYPHLFEPIDL; from the coding sequence ATGGCCCAGCTGCAGAGCCTCGACCCGAAGACCCCGATCTTCGCCCAGTTCCAGGAGAAGGCCGGGCCGGTCGTCCTGGCCAACACCTTCGTCGTCCCGCCGGAGAAGACCGAGTCGTTCCTGGCCCTTTTCCGGCGACAGGCCGAGTTCATGAGGGCCCAGCCGGGATTCGTGTCCCTGCGGATGCACCGGGGAACCGCGGGCAGCCGGCTCCTGATGAACGTCGCGGTCTGGGAATCCGCCGAGGCGCTCGCCACCGCGTTCGGCGATCCGGAGTTCCAGCGCCTGGCGGCCGAATCCCCCGAAGACATCGTGTCGTACCCGCACCTGTTCGAGCCGATCGACCTCTGA
- a CDS encoding ATP-dependent DNA ligase: protein MELPLLPPVRPMLAKAVHEVPREGGFWYEPKWDGFRCVVFRDGDEVELGSRNDRPLTRYFPELVQLLKDALPDRCVVDGEIVLVTPRGLDFDALQLRLHPAASRVRKLAEETPASFVAFDLLALDEQDLTAKPFADRRRALESIFGPDEGGLQRVHLTPLTTDPDVAQDWFTRFEGAGFDGVMAKPADLPYEQDKRVMLKVKHERTADCVVAGFRWHKDGNGVGSLLLGLYDDAGALHHVGVASSFTAARRRELVGELAPWRENALDGHPWRSWAEWQADAVRRPGANSRWAPDKDLSWEPLRPEQVAEVRYEHLQGGRFRHGGRLVRFRPDRTPDSCTYAQLDEAPPTELADLFGEAR, encoded by the coding sequence GTGGAGTTGCCGCTGTTGCCGCCGGTGCGGCCGATGCTCGCCAAAGCCGTGCACGAGGTGCCGCGCGAAGGCGGGTTCTGGTACGAGCCCAAGTGGGACGGTTTCCGCTGCGTGGTGTTCCGAGACGGCGACGAGGTCGAACTCGGTTCCCGCAACGACCGCCCGCTCACCCGCTACTTCCCGGAGCTGGTCCAGCTGCTCAAGGACGCGCTGCCGGACCGCTGCGTGGTCGACGGCGAGATCGTCCTGGTCACCCCGCGCGGCCTGGACTTCGACGCGCTGCAGCTGCGGCTGCATCCGGCCGCGAGCAGGGTCCGCAAGCTGGCCGAGGAAACCCCGGCGAGCTTCGTCGCGTTCGACCTGCTCGCGCTGGACGAGCAGGACCTCACGGCGAAGCCGTTCGCCGACCGGCGGCGCGCGCTGGAGTCGATTTTCGGTCCGGACGAGGGCGGGTTGCAGCGGGTGCACCTGACTCCGCTGACCACCGATCCGGACGTCGCGCAGGACTGGTTCACCCGGTTCGAAGGCGCGGGTTTCGACGGCGTGATGGCGAAGCCCGCCGATCTGCCGTACGAACAGGACAAGCGCGTGATGCTGAAGGTGAAACACGAACGCACCGCGGACTGCGTGGTCGCCGGTTTCCGGTGGCACAAGGACGGCAACGGCGTCGGTTCGCTGCTGCTCGGCCTGTACGACGACGCCGGCGCGCTGCACCACGTCGGCGTCGCCAGCAGTTTCACCGCGGCGCGGCGGCGCGAGCTGGTCGGGGAATTGGCTCCGTGGCGGGAAAACGCGCTGGACGGGCATCCGTGGCGCAGCTGGGCGGAATGGCAGGCCGACGCGGTCCGCCGGCCGGGCGCGAACAGCCGTTGGGCGCCCGACAAGGACCTGTCCTGGGAGCCGCTGCGCCCGGAGCAGGTCGCCGAAGTCCGTTACGAACACCTCCAGGGCGGCCGCTTCCGCCACGGCGGCCGGCTGGTCCGCTTCCGCCCGGACCGCACACCGGACTCGTGCACGTATGCGCAACTGGACGAAGCCCCGCCCACCGAACTGGCGGACCTGTTCGGGGAGGCCCGATGA
- a CDS encoding PadR family transcriptional regulator, producing MPGFPGFPGFPGFPGGPGGPGSFFGGPPRSGRGPARPVRPAVLALLAEEPRHGYQLMQEIRRRTNDEWRPSPGSIYPILQQLEDEGLVRTAEEGGRRVAHLTEAGREHVAGREEEFAALWESGTRTDDPSADRFGALYQQIGELAGAAMQVAHTGSETQVAEAHKVLREARRRLYGLLAEDE from the coding sequence ATGCCCGGGTTCCCGGGCTTTCCGGGGTTCCCCGGATTCCCGGGCGGCCCCGGCGGGCCGGGCAGCTTCTTCGGCGGTCCGCCGCGCAGCGGACGCGGCCCGGCGCGGCCGGTGCGTCCGGCGGTGCTCGCGCTGCTCGCCGAGGAGCCCCGGCACGGCTACCAGTTGATGCAGGAGATCCGCCGGCGAACGAACGACGAGTGGCGGCCCAGCCCGGGTTCCATTTACCCGATTCTGCAGCAACTCGAGGACGAAGGTCTCGTCCGCACCGCCGAGGAGGGCGGGCGCCGGGTCGCGCATCTGACCGAAGCGGGACGCGAGCACGTCGCCGGGCGCGAGGAGGAGTTCGCGGCGTTGTGGGAGTCCGGCACGCGGACGGACGACCCGAGCGCGGACCGGTTCGGGGCGCTGTATCAGCAGATCGGCGAGTTGGCGGGCGCGGCGATGCAGGTCGCGCACACGGGCAGCGAGACCCAGGTCGCGGAGGCGCACAAGGTTCTGCGCGAGGCGCGACGCCGGCTGTACGGCCTGCTGGCCGAGGACGAATAA
- the ligD gene encoding non-homologous end-joining DNA ligase, with translation MSGVTLELDGVELTISSPDKVYFPERGETKLDLVRYYQAVAGPLLDRLGGRPLLLERYPDGAGGKSWFQKRTPKNAPPWLTTAVVSTPNGTTSDALVAADLAHILWAVNQGCLGFHVWPNRAASLDIADELRIDLDPSPGIGFGELRTAALLVRDLLTELGIEVHVKTSGSRGLHLYSILEPRWDGYQVRAAAVALARELERRHPDLITAQWWKEERGSRVFVDFNQNAPHKTVFGAWCVRPRTGGQVSTPIAWPELDTVEPDTLTLSTVPALVAERGDPWAGANDRPQSIEPLLEMSRKDLAGGLMDAPWPPVYPKMPNEPPRVAPSRAKKAD, from the coding sequence ATGAGCGGCGTGACCCTGGAGCTGGACGGCGTCGAGCTGACGATCTCCAGCCCGGACAAGGTGTACTTCCCCGAACGGGGGGAGACGAAGCTCGACCTGGTCCGCTACTACCAGGCCGTGGCCGGCCCGCTGCTGGACCGGCTCGGCGGACGGCCGCTGCTGCTGGAGCGCTACCCGGACGGCGCCGGCGGCAAGTCCTGGTTCCAGAAACGGACGCCGAAGAACGCCCCGCCGTGGCTGACCACCGCGGTGGTGTCCACTCCGAACGGAACGACGAGCGACGCGTTGGTGGCGGCGGATCTGGCGCACATCCTGTGGGCCGTCAACCAGGGCTGCCTGGGCTTCCACGTCTGGCCGAACCGCGCGGCGTCGCTGGACATCGCCGACGAACTGCGGATCGACCTGGACCCCTCTCCCGGAATCGGATTCGGCGAACTGCGCACGGCGGCCTTGCTGGTCCGCGACTTGCTGACCGAACTGGGCATCGAGGTGCACGTCAAGACGTCCGGCTCGCGCGGCCTGCACCTGTACTCGATCCTGGAACCCCGCTGGGACGGCTACCAGGTCCGAGCCGCCGCGGTGGCGCTGGCGAGGGAACTCGAACGCCGCCACCCGGACCTCATCACCGCGCAGTGGTGGAAGGAAGAACGCGGCTCGCGCGTGTTCGTGGACTTCAACCAGAACGCGCCGCACAAGACTGTGTTCGGGGCTTGGTGCGTACGCCCGAGGACGGGCGGTCAGGTCTCGACGCCGATCGCGTGGCCGGAGCTGGACACCGTGGAGCCGGACACCCTGACCTTGTCGACGGTTCCGGCCTTGGTCGCGGAGCGAGGGGACCCGTGGGCCGGAGCGAACGACCGTCCGCAGTCGATCGAGCCGTTGCTGGAGATGTCGCGCAAGGACCTGGCCGGTGGCCTGATGGACGCGCCGTGGCCGCCGGTCTACCCGAAGATGCCGAACGAACCGCCGCGGGTGGCGCCCAGCAGGGCGAAGAAAGCGGACTGA
- a CDS encoding MFS transporter: MDAFDYFLVVFVLSDIAKDHSFGATATQLAFITTATLVMRPVGALVFGLWADRSGRRIPLMVDVLLYSTAGVLCAVAPNFGVLLVLRFVYGIGMGGEWGLGAALAMEKIPVQRRGFFSGLLQAGYSAGYLLAALAYLLFHTALGLEWRWMFVLSIFPALISLLIRARVKESEVWEAAQEKMRVTRTSVKDVLFNPKVLRRFGYLVLLMTAFNWMSHGTQDVYPSFLKATEHGGAGLSAATSTWIAVLYNIGAIIGGLVFGSLSERFGRRITIVGAAVLGLPIVPIFAIDHGAGMLALGSFLMQIMVQGAWGVIPAHLTEMSPDAIRGFFPGVTYQLGNLLAALNLPIQQSIAQSQGYSAALLWTVIPVLAAVAVLTALGREAKSIQFGAESATTAPASTA; encoded by the coding sequence ATGGACGCGTTCGACTACTTCCTCGTCGTCTTCGTGTTGTCCGACATCGCGAAAGATCATTCGTTCGGCGCGACCGCGACCCAGCTGGCGTTCATCACCACCGCGACGCTGGTGATGCGGCCGGTCGGCGCACTGGTGTTCGGACTGTGGGCGGACCGGTCCGGCAGGCGGATCCCGCTGATGGTCGACGTGCTGCTGTACTCGACGGCCGGCGTGCTCTGTGCGGTCGCGCCGAACTTCGGTGTGCTGCTGGTGCTGCGATTCGTCTACGGCATCGGCATGGGCGGCGAATGGGGGCTGGGCGCCGCGCTCGCGATGGAGAAGATTCCGGTGCAGCGGCGCGGTTTCTTCTCCGGGCTGCTGCAAGCGGGCTACTCCGCCGGCTACCTGCTGGCCGCGCTGGCGTACCTGCTGTTCCATACCGCGCTCGGGCTGGAGTGGCGGTGGATGTTCGTGCTGAGCATCTTCCCGGCGCTGATCAGCCTGCTGATCCGGGCGCGGGTCAAGGAATCCGAGGTGTGGGAGGCGGCGCAGGAGAAGATGCGGGTCACCCGCACCTCGGTCAAGGACGTGCTGTTCAACCCGAAAGTGCTGCGCCGCTTCGGGTACCTGGTGCTGCTGATGACCGCGTTCAACTGGATGAGCCACGGCACCCAGGACGTCTATCCGTCGTTCCTGAAGGCGACCGAGCACGGCGGGGCCGGACTGAGCGCGGCGACCAGCACCTGGATCGCCGTGCTGTACAACATCGGCGCGATCATCGGCGGGCTGGTCTTCGGGTCGCTGTCCGAACGCTTCGGCCGCCGGATCACGATTGTCGGTGCGGCCGTACTCGGGCTGCCGATCGTGCCGATCTTCGCGATCGATCACGGGGCCGGAATGCTGGCGCTCGGGTCGTTCCTGATGCAGATCATGGTGCAGGGCGCGTGGGGCGTCATCCCTGCGCATCTCACCGAGATGTCGCCGGACGCGATCCGCGGCTTCTTCCCTGGCGTGACCTACCAGCTCGGGAACCTGCTGGCCGCGCTGAACCTCCCGATCCAGCAGAGCATCGCGCAGTCGCAGGGCTATTCCGCCGCGCTGCTGTGGACGGTGATCCCGGTGCTCGCCGCGGTCGCGGTGCTGACCGCGCTGGGCAGGGAAGCGAAGTCGATCCAGTTCGGCGCGGAGAGCGCCACGACGGCGCCCGCCAGCACTGCCTGA
- a CDS encoding CobW family GTP-binding protein: MAKQRVPVVLVAGFLGSGKSTMLNYLLANREGARIGVVVNDFGAVNIDALAVAGQIDTMVSVGNGCLCCAVDASGLDAMLGKLSRPEAGIDVIVVEASGIAEPRDLLRLMIASENPDIRYGGLVQVVDAAEFEESRTQHPELAEHLRVADLVVLNKADRVGADRLDQVKATVGEHAPGVPVLVTEHGRVDPSLFFDPRPREIAGQMSFDDLREHDHSEHLHARFESVSFRADQPLSPRRFLAFLENRAAGLYRVKGYVDVGVAGARSRFGVHAVGSFVQVERSSWSGSRRSDVVAIGTGVDVATVERQLAECVTNGDEDDAGGLIRFLRYCDQD; encoded by the coding sequence GTGGCCAAGCAGCGAGTCCCGGTCGTGCTCGTCGCGGGATTCCTGGGCTCCGGCAAGAGCACGATGCTCAACTACCTGCTGGCCAACCGCGAAGGAGCCCGGATCGGCGTCGTCGTCAACGACTTCGGCGCCGTCAACATCGACGCGCTCGCCGTCGCCGGCCAGATCGACACGATGGTCTCCGTTGGCAACGGCTGCCTGTGCTGCGCCGTGGACGCGAGCGGGCTCGACGCCATGCTCGGCAAGCTTTCCCGCCCCGAAGCGGGCATCGACGTGATCGTCGTCGAGGCCAGCGGCATCGCCGAACCGCGCGACCTGCTGCGGCTCATGATCGCGAGCGAGAACCCCGACATCCGCTACGGCGGGCTCGTCCAGGTCGTGGACGCCGCCGAGTTCGAGGAGTCCCGGACCCAGCACCCGGAACTGGCCGAGCACCTGCGGGTGGCCGACCTGGTGGTCCTCAACAAGGCCGACCGGGTCGGCGCCGATCGGCTGGACCAGGTCAAGGCGACGGTCGGCGAGCACGCGCCCGGGGTACCGGTGCTGGTGACCGAGCACGGACGGGTGGACCCGTCGTTGTTCTTCGATCCGCGACCGCGGGAGATCGCCGGGCAGATGTCATTCGACGATCTGCGCGAGCATGATCATTCCGAGCATCTGCACGCGCGTTTCGAGAGCGTTTCCTTCCGGGCCGATCAGCCGTTGTCTCCTCGGCGATTTCTCGCGTTTCTGGAGAATCGGGCGGCCGGTCTGTATCGGGTCAAGGGGTATGTCGACGTCGGGGTCGCGGGGGCCCGGTCGCGGTTCGGCGTCCATGCGGTGGGGTCGTTCGTGCAGGTGGAGCGGTCGTCGTGGAGCGGGTCACGGCGCAGCGACGTCGTGGCGATCGGAACTGGGGTGGATGTCGCGACGGTGGAGCGACAGCTCGCGGAATGTGTCACGAACGGCGACGAAGACGATGCCGGCGGATTGATCCGGTTTCTTCGCTATTGCGACCAGGATTGA